The genomic stretch CCGCCGTGCAGGCCGCCGTCGTCGTCACGGTCAGCCGCGCCATGCGGGACGAACTCATCACCCTCGGTGTTCAGGCGGAGAAGATCCGGGTCGTCTACAATGGGGTGGATGCGGAGCGCTACTCGCGGGAGCGGATCCCTGAGGAGAGGGTGCGGGACCTCCGCCGGCGCCTGGGCATCGGGGATGATCCGATGATCCTGTTTATCGGGCGTCTCACACGGGTGAAGGGGGTCGACACCCTCCTGCGGGCCTTCCCGTATATCCTCCAGGAGGTGCCCGACGCCCGCCTGGTGATCGTGGGCGCCGGCGAGATGGAGGGGGAGGTGAGGCACCTTGCGCAGATGAAGGGCGACGGGCGGGTGGTGCTGACGCCGTCGATCATCTCTGAGGAGGAGCGCATTCTCCACTATGCGGCGGCCGATGTCTGTGTCTTCCCCTCGACCTACGAGCCATTCGGCATCGTTGCCACCGAGGCGATGGCGATGGGGTGTCCGGTGGTGGTTGGGGCGCAGGGGACGTCCGGGATGCGGGAGCAGGTGGTGCCCGAGGGGCCGGCGATATGCGGTTTCCATATCAATCCCTTTGATCCGCACGACATCGCCATCTACACCTCCCTGATCCTGATTGACGGGGCGCTCAAACGGACGATGGGCAGGAACGGGCGGAACCGTGTGATCTCCTATTTCACCTGGGACCACAGCGTCCAGGCGACGCTCGCCGCCTACCGGGAGGCATGCAGGCGGTGCGAGCGGTGATCGTCGCCGGCGCCGACCTGCGGGATCGGCGGGTCGCCTCCAGAAAGGAGTTTCTGCTGGTCTCCGGTGGGAACTGGGCCTCTTCGTCGCTTGCCGGGAACACGCGGAAGTATCATGGTCTCCTGGTCGCAGGCGGGCGCCTTCTCCTCTCCGGGCTCGACGAATATCTCGACGGAAAGGCACTGACGCCGGCGGCATATGCGGGCGGAGACGACGACCGCGGCCTTTCCCATCTCCATGGTGTCTCCCTGGACCCTGATCCCGTCTTCTGGTACCGGGCGGCCGGGGCGGCGATGAAAAAGAGCATCCGGTTTGACGGCATCCTCAGAGTGCGCTATGAGATTGAGGGTGAGGGGGGCCTGCGGGTGGCCCCCCTGATCGCCGATCGCGGCATCCATGAGGTCAGGACGGAGTATGCGATCCGCCCCGAACCCCTGCCGGGAGGTGTCCGCGCCGGTCCGCTCACGCTCCGCTCTGATATGCCCTTCACCCCCGCCCCCTGCCTCTACCGCGATGTGATATATCCGGAAGACCGGGAACGGGGCTATGCCTTCCAGGAACACCTCTACTGTCCCGGGTATTTTTCCGGGCGGGGGAGGGCGTTCCGGCTTGAAGTGACGGCGGACGGCGTTGGACCGACCCCCTCCCCCCTCCCGGATACGAAGCCCGTATCCTGGCTGGACCGGGCCGCCGACTCGTTCCTGGTCGGCGACACGATCCTGGCCGGATACCACTGGTTTCCCGAACCCTGGGGCAGGGACACCTTTGTCGCCCTTCCGGG from Methanofollis fontis encodes the following:
- a CDS encoding glycosyltransferase family 4 protein, whose protein sequence is MRIACFLDEYPPFFRGGLGTYAAEITPRLAAAGHALSIYASREGGGETEEAEDGIVVCRPAVPDPSPLLPLMLPVEVTAWPADSQHYFASNYLRNIVAAGDLLTRGEGADLSVSHDWLSAPAGMLVSASLRIPFVMHFHSTEAGRSPHPSPIIRTLENRAAVQAAVVVTVSRAMRDELITLGVQAEKIRVVYNGVDAERYSRERIPEERVRDLRRRLGIGDDPMILFIGRLTRVKGVDTLLRAFPYILQEVPDARLVIVGAGEMEGEVRHLAQMKGDGRVVLTPSIISEEERILHYAAADVCVFPSTYEPFGIVATEAMAMGCPVVVGAQGTSGMREQVVPEGPAICGFHINPFDPHDIAIYTSLILIDGALKRTMGRNGRNRVISYFTWDHSVQATLAAYREACRRCER